From Pseudomonas sp. CCI4.2, one genomic window encodes:
- a CDS encoding catalase family peroxidase yields MVDPLPPTSRPQKPPLSAASTVFRLAGIAVVVAAAAGIFAYVGGYFDPQRLTPKLFTDRLEQSNGIHPGFRRNHSKGVCVAGYFESNGAAAEFSSAQVLSATRTPVVGRFALPTGNPYSPDSAAPIRSMALRFKQANGQQWRTGMNSMPVFPVGTPEAFYGLLTATAPDPATGKPDPSKPPAFFAAHPEAGPFLAWVKTAKPSASYTTEQYNSLNAFYLVGADGKRQAVRWSMVPVDKDEPGAQAPEAKDYLEKDLDQHLASGPLRWDLIFTLANAGDPINDASKSWSADHRTVNAGTLVLESTQPQLNGDCRDVNYDPLVLPSGIEGSDDPLLAARSAVYASSYLRRTREVDQLPTSASTQESK; encoded by the coding sequence ATGGTTGACCCTTTACCGCCGACATCGCGCCCGCAAAAGCCGCCCTTGAGTGCCGCAAGCACTGTTTTTCGACTGGCGGGCATCGCGGTAGTGGTCGCCGCCGCCGCCGGTATCTTCGCCTACGTGGGGGGCTATTTCGACCCGCAGCGACTGACGCCCAAGTTGTTTACTGATCGTCTTGAACAGAGCAACGGCATCCATCCGGGTTTTCGGCGCAATCACTCAAAAGGTGTCTGCGTAGCAGGGTACTTCGAAAGCAACGGTGCAGCCGCCGAGTTTTCCAGTGCGCAGGTGCTAAGCGCCACGCGTACGCCGGTGGTTGGCCGGTTCGCGTTGCCGACAGGCAATCCGTATTCGCCCGACAGCGCGGCGCCCATTCGCAGCATGGCCTTGCGTTTCAAACAGGCAAATGGTCAGCAATGGCGAACCGGGATGAACAGCATGCCGGTGTTCCCAGTGGGTACACCGGAAGCGTTCTACGGGTTGCTCACCGCCACCGCCCCGGATCCCGCAACGGGTAAACCCGACCCGAGCAAGCCGCCCGCGTTCTTCGCCGCGCATCCTGAGGCCGGACCGTTTCTGGCATGGGTCAAGACCGCCAAACCGTCGGCCAGTTACACCACCGAGCAGTACAACAGCCTCAATGCGTTCTACCTCGTGGGTGCCGACGGCAAACGCCAAGCCGTACGCTGGAGCATGGTGCCAGTAGATAAAGACGAGCCGGGCGCCCAGGCACCTGAGGCCAAGGATTATTTGGAAAAAGACCTGGATCAGCACTTGGCTAGCGGCCCGCTGCGGTGGGACCTGATTTTCACCTTGGCCAATGCGGGTGACCCGATCAACGACGCCAGCAAATCCTGGTCCGCCGATCACCGGACGGTGAATGCTGGCACGCTGGTATTGGAAAGCACCCAGCCACAACTCAACGGCGACTGCCGTGACGTCAACTACGACCCGTTGGTACTGCCAAGCGGTATCGAAGGTTCTGACGACCCGTTACTGGCGGCGCGGTCGGCGGTTTACGCATCATCCTACCTGCGCCGGACCCGTGAAGTGGACCAGCTACCCACCTCAGCCTCGACTCAGGAGTCCAAATAA
- a CDS encoding sigma-70 family RNA polymerase sigma factor, producing MNEFDDQLRELLPRMRRFAVWLTRDSSSADDLVQSSLEKALSRWADKRPEGDLRAWLFSILYRQFLDAHRRSRRYSRMLELFTGGRDDHYEPSVERTVVAQSTLEAFGLLNTEQRALLLWVSVEGLSYKEVAEILDVPVGTVMSRLSRARQALRQLSDGEITLPSLRILK from the coding sequence ATGAACGAATTTGACGATCAACTCCGTGAGTTATTGCCGCGAATGCGTCGCTTCGCCGTATGGCTGACCCGCGACTCCAGCAGCGCGGATGACCTGGTGCAGTCGAGTCTTGAGAAAGCCCTGTCACGTTGGGCCGACAAACGTCCCGAGGGTGATTTGCGCGCGTGGCTATTTTCGATTCTGTATCGGCAGTTCCTGGATGCGCATCGCCGGTCTCGGCGTTATAGCCGCATGTTGGAACTGTTCACTGGCGGCCGTGACGATCACTATGAGCCGTCCGTCGAACGCACGGTGGTCGCGCAATCGACACTCGAAGCCTTCGGCCTGTTGAACACCGAGCAACGTGCGCTGTTGTTGTGGGTGTCGGTCGAAGGCCTTAGTTATAAAGAAGTCGCTGAGATTCTTGATGTTCCTGTTGGCACCGTCATGTCCCGTTTGTCCCGTGCTCGCCAAGCCTTGCGCCAACTCAGCGACGGTGAAATCACACTTCCCTCTTTGCGGATATTGAAATGA
- a CDS encoding cytochrome b: protein MNGQPSHFAPLARLLHWLMALMILSMLFIGAGMVASVSERHEWLLHIHKPLGIAILVLVIVRLFVRFSSKTPPLPADLPSIQALAAKLSHYLLYALMLVMPLIGWAMISAAGDPVMLSHSIELPSIMAANPHTFALLRKAHTYLAYLFFLTILLHVAAALFHGFIRRDDVLDSMVRGED, encoded by the coding sequence ATGAACGGCCAACCTTCGCATTTCGCACCCTTGGCGCGCCTGTTGCATTGGCTGATGGCGTTGATGATTTTGTCGATGCTGTTCATCGGTGCCGGAATGGTTGCTTCAGTTTCAGAACGGCATGAGTGGCTGTTGCACATTCACAAACCGCTGGGCATCGCTATTTTAGTGCTGGTGATTGTGCGGCTCTTCGTGCGCTTCTCCAGCAAAACGCCGCCCTTGCCAGCAGACCTGCCAAGCATTCAGGCGCTGGCGGCAAAGCTGTCGCACTATTTGCTGTATGCCCTGATGCTGGTAATGCCGTTGATTGGCTGGGCAATGATCTCGGCAGCCGGTGACCCCGTCATGCTCAGCCACTCAATAGAGTTGCCTTCGATCATGGCGGCCAACCCACACACCTTCGCGTTGCTGCGCAAGGCACACACCTACTTGGCGTATCTGTTCTTCCTGACCATCCTGCTGCACGTGGCGGCTGCTTTGTTCCATGGCTTCATCCGCCGCGATGACGTGCTGGACAGCATGGTGCGTGGGGAGGATTGA
- a CDS encoding anti-sigma factor: protein MMTLPPSERDLHAYVDHQLSDADCLTLETWLAAHPEQAEHIAAWQLDAQHLRAALSGGLHQAPNAELDPAFIRQRLRRSSYRNYASAAVLLIAVSVGGLSGWQAREMTLSNNVLPMADAVQAYRMFAVNDNVASDWNAQKTSNAQGWLDKNFSHASRLPDLEAAGFKPISGRLTSTEQGAAAMVVYEDGTGRKVSFYIRPPGPHNHMLPRGSRRDGELQADYWSSGGYNYAMVSQADDPAAQAARQVIQQPI, encoded by the coding sequence ATGATGACCCTGCCCCCCAGCGAACGCGACTTGCACGCTTATGTCGATCATCAACTCAGTGATGCCGACTGCCTGACTCTGGAAACCTGGCTGGCCGCACACCCAGAGCAGGCCGAGCACATTGCCGCGTGGCAGCTGGACGCCCAGCATTTGCGCGCAGCATTGAGCGGTGGTCTACACCAAGCACCCAATGCCGAGCTGGACCCGGCGTTCATTCGTCAGCGCCTGCGTCGTTCGTCTTATCGGAACTACGCCTCGGCGGCGGTGTTGCTGATCGCTGTCAGCGTCGGCGGTTTGAGCGGTTGGCAGGCGCGGGAAATGACCCTGAGCAACAACGTCCTGCCGATGGCCGACGCAGTACAGGCGTACCGGATGTTTGCGGTGAATGACAATGTGGCATCGGACTGGAATGCGCAGAAAACCAGCAACGCCCAGGGTTGGCTGGACAAAAATTTTTCTCACGCCAGTCGCCTTCCGGACCTTGAGGCGGCAGGGTTCAAACCGATCAGTGGGCGTTTGACCAGCACCGAACAGGGTGCGGCAGCGATGGTGGTTTATGAGGATGGGACTGGGCGCAAGGTGAGCTTCTATATCCGCCCACCAGGACCACACAATCATATGCTGCCGCGTGGAAGCCGTCGTGACGGTGAACTGCAGGCCGATTATTGGTCCAGTGGCGGTTACAACTATGCAATGGTCAGCCAAGCCGACGACCCGGCAGCGCAAGCAGCCCGGCAGGTTATTCAGCAGCCTATCTAG